A single genomic interval of Aureliella helgolandensis harbors:
- a CDS encoding glycoside hydrolase family 32 protein: MRTLDALSRRLSLGVAVCGLLFWLLPLREVAADDVLIEDFEAESYGEWTITGDAFGPQPAKGTHPNQQAVVGFRGTGLVNTFRAGDPSIGSATSPEFEISRKYVGMLIGGGARIEETAVELLVEGTVVRKMAGDDSEELEWKNWDVSPWLGKQAQIRIVDQGTGSWGHLNVDHLIQSDKRPTRFDLEYRLSEYRKSTDYLAEPLRPQVHFSPEIHWMNDPNGLVFHQGEYHLFYQYNPAGNTWGHMSWGHAVSPDLVHWEHLPLAIPEEDGVMIFSGCCVVDHDNTAGLGTKDDPAMVAVYTGHGHGKQVQNLAYSTDRGRTWTKYAGNPVLDINSSAFRDPKVFWHAPSQEWKMVVSLADEKVLVFYGSSDLLQWNELSRFGPAGVVSKSNWECPDLFELPVENGSEETLWVLEADMGSGAIAGGSGGEYFVGKYDGVRFSPIQDSQWVDHGRDFYAPVSWSDLPEEDGRRIWIGWFNNWETCLVPTFPWRSCMSIPRELSLRRIPTAADASQSAVVLVQRPVRELEALRQGGEQIDTSAIGWPPQSVTTQGQIAELSFDLEMTLEPGESRSCGVRIRTGEGEFIEVGYDREPGVVYVDRTHSGNVDFHPGFAGRHAAPTRLQDGTVTLRVVVDRSTIEVFINDGEAVISDRVFPTSQQAVLEVFGGGPTAKISKMQLWPLKSIWMDRD, from the coding sequence ATGCGAACTTTGGACGCTTTGAGCCGGCGGCTGAGCCTTGGGGTGGCCGTCTGCGGATTGCTTTTCTGGCTCCTACCGCTTCGAGAAGTGGCGGCAGACGACGTTTTGATCGAAGATTTTGAGGCGGAAAGCTACGGTGAGTGGACGATTACCGGGGATGCTTTCGGCCCTCAACCCGCCAAGGGGACACACCCCAACCAGCAAGCGGTCGTCGGTTTCCGGGGGACGGGACTGGTCAATACCTTCCGTGCTGGTGACCCATCGATCGGTTCCGCCACGAGCCCCGAATTTGAAATCTCTCGGAAATATGTTGGCATGCTGATTGGCGGGGGGGCGAGGATCGAGGAAACCGCCGTCGAATTGTTGGTCGAAGGAACGGTCGTGAGGAAGATGGCGGGTGACGACAGCGAGGAGTTGGAGTGGAAGAACTGGGATGTGAGTCCGTGGTTGGGAAAGCAAGCGCAGATTCGGATTGTCGACCAAGGCACGGGTAGCTGGGGGCATCTCAATGTGGATCATTTGATCCAATCCGACAAACGCCCCACGCGTTTTGATCTCGAATACCGTTTGAGCGAATACCGTAAATCGACCGACTATCTAGCGGAGCCCCTGCGGCCTCAGGTGCATTTTAGTCCCGAGATTCATTGGATGAACGATCCGAACGGCTTGGTGTTCCATCAAGGGGAATACCATTTGTTCTACCAATACAACCCTGCGGGAAATACGTGGGGGCATATGAGTTGGGGACACGCCGTGAGCCCCGATTTAGTGCACTGGGAGCACCTTCCACTGGCGATTCCTGAAGAGGATGGTGTCATGATCTTCAGTGGTTGCTGTGTGGTGGATCACGACAACACCGCAGGTTTGGGTACCAAGGATGATCCGGCCATGGTGGCGGTGTATACCGGACATGGACATGGAAAGCAGGTGCAGAATTTGGCCTACAGTACCGATCGGGGCAGGACTTGGACCAAGTATGCGGGCAATCCTGTACTCGACATCAATAGTTCCGCTTTCCGAGATCCCAAAGTCTTCTGGCATGCTCCTTCGCAGGAGTGGAAGATGGTCGTTTCCTTAGCCGATGAAAAAGTCCTCGTGTTTTACGGCTCCTCAGATCTACTGCAGTGGAATGAACTCAGTCGCTTTGGGCCCGCTGGGGTGGTTAGCAAGTCCAATTGGGAGTGCCCTGACCTGTTCGAATTGCCCGTTGAAAATGGTAGCGAGGAGACGCTTTGGGTGTTGGAGGCGGATATGGGGAGTGGCGCGATCGCTGGTGGGAGCGGCGGCGAATATTTTGTTGGTAAGTATGATGGAGTTCGCTTTTCCCCGATCCAAGACTCACAGTGGGTCGACCATGGACGCGATTTTTATGCACCAGTCAGTTGGTCGGATCTACCAGAAGAGGACGGGAGACGTATTTGGATTGGATGGTTCAACAACTGGGAAACTTGCTTAGTCCCCACCTTCCCTTGGCGAAGTTGCATGTCGATTCCTCGCGAACTGAGTTTGCGGCGGATACCAACTGCCGCGGATGCGTCTCAATCTGCGGTCGTGCTGGTGCAACGGCCTGTACGCGAGCTGGAGGCATTGCGTCAAGGGGGAGAGCAGATCGATACCTCCGCTATTGGTTGGCCTCCTCAGTCGGTGACAACTCAAGGGCAGATCGCGGAGCTGAGCTTTGATTTGGAAATGACGCTGGAGCCGGGGGAGTCGCGTTCATGCGGAGTGCGAATTCGGACTGGCGAAGGGGAATTTATTGAGGTTGGTTACGATCGAGAGCCTGGAGTTGTCTATGTGGATCGCACCCACTCGGGAAATGTCGACTTCCATCCAGGTTTCGCAGGCCGTCACGCTGCCCCAACGCGTCTGCAGGACGGAACCGTGACGCTCCGAGTTGTTGTGGATCGCTCAACGATCGAAGTCTTTATCAACGACGGCGAAGCAGTGATCAGCGATCGCGTATTTCCGACGAGTCAGCAAGCGGTCCTCGAAGTCTTTGGAGGGGGGCCAACGGCTAAAATCTCCAAGATGCAGCTCTGGCCGCTGAAATCGATTTGGATGGACCGGGATTAG
- the deoC gene encoding deoxyribose-phosphate aldolase: MDDYNYQDLSKMIDHSLLTPTLTTKELDAGLQLAIAYDVASVCILPYYLKECATALRGSTIKASTTIGFPHGGHTTAIKRAEAEQALQDGCEEFDMVVNISQVLSGAWDYVQQDIAAVIDVAHGGGQKVKVIFENCYLTDDQKIQLCRICTELKADWVKTSTGYGTGGATHADLKLMREHSGSHVQVKAAGGVRDLESLLAVRALGVSRCGASRTSQMLGEAREKLGLPPIANTATTSGGY, from the coding sequence ATGGATGATTACAACTACCAAGATCTTTCCAAAATGATTGATCACTCCCTGCTCACTCCCACGCTCACCACCAAGGAGCTCGACGCAGGCCTGCAACTCGCCATTGCCTACGATGTGGCCAGCGTCTGCATCCTGCCGTATTACCTAAAAGAGTGTGCCACCGCACTGCGTGGGAGCACGATCAAGGCCTCCACAACCATTGGATTTCCGCATGGTGGGCATACGACGGCAATAAAACGCGCAGAAGCTGAGCAGGCGCTGCAAGATGGTTGCGAAGAATTTGATATGGTCGTCAACATTTCCCAGGTTTTGAGCGGAGCATGGGACTACGTTCAACAGGATATCGCCGCGGTGATCGACGTCGCGCATGGCGGTGGTCAAAAGGTGAAAGTCATCTTTGAGAATTGCTACCTCACCGACGATCAAAAGATTCAACTTTGCCGCATTTGCACCGAACTGAAAGCCGACTGGGTGAAAACGTCTACCGGCTATGGTACTGGTGGAGCAACGCATGCAGACCTCAAATTGATGCGTGAACACTCGGGCAGCCATGTTCAAGTCAAAGCCGCGGGGGGAGTTCGCGACCTTGAATCCCTATTGGCAGTTCGCGCCCTCGGCGTTAGCCGTTGTGGTGCCAGCCGCACAAGCCAAATGCTAGGCGAAGCCCGAGAGAAGCTGGGGCTCCCTCCGATCGCCAACACAGCGACCACCAGCGGCGGCTACTAG
- a CDS encoding MBL fold metallo-hydrolase, which translates to MPENAPFLTYKHRNQTIEGYSRAAVQSYWRLPELKIGFDLGAQPWDFMGTATWAITHGHLDHVAALPVYVARRRMMKMEPPTIYLPGHILPGVEALLKAYSRLDRGRLPCELIPVEPGDEIELSRELVMSVHRTTHTVPSVGYLIWERRNKLRPEFQTLSGPEIRDIRMSGTEVSVETRLPLVAYTGDTSPPGLDQNPQFLESQILITEMTFVAPKHRKEKIHKHGHMHLDDFVERADAFRNELIIAAHFSVRYNAQQVHRQVEKKLPGLLDGRLKIWLPDERVDQSSQ; encoded by the coding sequence ATGCCAGAAAACGCGCCATTCCTAACTTACAAACATCGCAATCAAACGATTGAAGGCTATTCACGCGCAGCGGTTCAAAGCTACTGGAGATTGCCCGAGCTTAAAATCGGATTTGATCTAGGTGCGCAGCCCTGGGACTTCATGGGAACTGCCACCTGGGCCATTACGCACGGCCATTTGGATCACGTAGCTGCCTTGCCGGTCTACGTGGCTCGACGGCGAATGATGAAAATGGAGCCGCCGACCATCTATCTCCCCGGACATATTCTGCCTGGTGTGGAGGCATTGCTGAAAGCCTATTCGCGGCTTGATCGTGGTCGACTTCCTTGCGAATTGATTCCGGTTGAACCTGGTGACGAGATTGAATTGTCACGTGAATTGGTGATGTCGGTTCATAGGACGACGCATACGGTGCCCAGCGTCGGTTATTTGATTTGGGAGCGGCGCAACAAGCTACGGCCAGAATTTCAAACGCTGAGCGGGCCGGAGATTCGTGATATACGCATGTCTGGGACGGAAGTGAGTGTGGAGACCCGTCTTCCTCTGGTGGCCTACACGGGCGATACGAGTCCACCTGGCTTAGATCAGAATCCACAGTTTTTAGAGTCTCAGATCCTGATCACGGAAATGACCTTTGTGGCTCCGAAGCACCGCAAAGAGAAAATCCACAAGCATGGCCACATGCACTTGGACGATTTTGTGGAGCGGGCTGACGCGTTTCGCAATGAGTTGATTATCGCCGCCCACTTTAGCGTCCGTTACAATGCGCAGCAGGTTCACCGGCAAGTCGAGAAGAAGTTGCCTGGACTGCTTGACGGACGCCTCAAAATCTGGCTTCCCGACGAACGCGTCGACCAGTCCTCTCAGTAG
- a CDS encoding DUF4145 domain-containing protein yields the protein MNFIPPTPFAKSFTCPLCGAIAQQCWSMMTFFGGEVNSNVDNHPIRVGHCTHCEKHTIWLVDEMLYPFTGLAPRPNTEMPPSVRKLYEEAAALFTRSPRASAALLRLSIQVLCVELGEKGKNINADIAALVNKGLPSIVQQSLDIVRVTGNEAVHPGQIDTDDPNVVDSLFELTNLIVEYMIAMPKRVSGLYTKLPEKARDAITRRDQTKSL from the coding sequence ATGAACTTCATCCCGCCGACGCCATTTGCTAAATCCTTTACTTGCCCTCTTTGCGGTGCGATTGCACAGCAATGCTGGAGTATGATGACTTTCTTCGGGGGAGAAGTGAACTCAAATGTTGATAATCACCCGATACGTGTTGGCCATTGCACTCATTGCGAAAAACACACAATCTGGTTGGTGGACGAAATGCTATATCCATTCACCGGATTAGCACCACGCCCGAACACTGAGATGCCGCCATCAGTCCGCAAACTCTATGAAGAGGCCGCAGCTCTTTTCACGCGTTCCCCGCGCGCTTCTGCAGCATTGCTTCGCTTATCCATTCAGGTGCTCTGCGTTGAACTCGGTGAAAAAGGTAAGAACATAAATGCCGACATTGCAGCGCTTGTCAACAAGGGGTTGCCTTCCATTGTGCAGCAGTCATTGGACATTGTCCGCGTGACTGGCAATGAAGCTGTCCATCCCGGCCAAATTGACACTGACGATCCGAATGTCGTGGACTCGCTGTTTGAGCTCACAAATCTGATTGTTGAATACATGATCGCCATGCCCAAGAGAGTATCGGGGCTTTACACCAAGCTACCTGAGAAAGCTCGTGACGCGATAACTCGGCGGGATCAGACGAAGTCATTATAA
- the rimI gene encoding ribosomal protein S18-alanine N-acetyltransferase, with amino-acid sequence MPSAESSQSCVHIRWMIRRDMPSVLAIEEASFEFPWSEDEFIRCLRQRNCIGMVAERDDQVVGFMIYELHKNRLHLLNFAVNPLMRRNAIGHAMVEKLRSKLSMDRRNRIMLEVRETNLDAQLFFKGVGFRAISVLRDFYEDTTEDAYLMQLRYRPTSEELAPADEASRRLAG; translated from the coding sequence ATGCCATCGGCAGAGAGCAGTCAATCCTGTGTGCATATTCGCTGGATGATTCGCCGGGACATGCCTTCGGTGCTTGCCATTGAAGAGGCGAGTTTCGAGTTTCCCTGGAGCGAAGATGAATTCATTCGGTGCTTGCGACAGCGCAACTGCATCGGAATGGTCGCTGAACGCGACGATCAGGTGGTAGGTTTTATGATCTATGAACTCCACAAGAATCGCTTGCACCTGCTGAATTTTGCAGTGAATCCACTGATGCGCCGCAACGCGATTGGTCATGCAATGGTCGAGAAGTTGCGTAGCAAACTATCGATGGACCGTCGCAACCGAATCATGCTTGAGGTGCGTGAGACAAACCTCGACGCGCAGTTGTTTTTCAAAGGTGTCGGATTTCGAGCCATCTCCGTGCTGCGAGATTTCTACGAGGATACCACCGAAGATGCATATTTGATGCAGTTGCGGTATCGTCCTACTTCCGAAGAACTTGCTCCGGCCGATGAAGCTTCGCGCCGCCTGGCAGGGTGA
- a CDS encoding tetratricopeptide repeat protein gives MRLRTSAFVWLFLVLLAPSHLRAENEGVEKLDQATDAKIGAQSPADLGKVIELCEQAIELGLDEPNAKLANQILAASAFQRAQLLWQQLPRIASNPAAVGRLRERTVEDLEKAVAANPNLPDALILMAKIKALAGGSRSQAKEHVDQAIELLKDKPVDLSSALILRAGLRESNEEKLEDLQKAIEADSTNTDAWQARVMLQMSMGKLQEAVDDAERLLEKDEDNMFAIGAAIQSLLGLQKVDEAIKLLSARIDKTPENGAFYRERARAYRLKSYQDDLGEEEQRAAQDAAFDDLNKAIELNNRDYEALVMRGEIHYLRGDTEKANRDISDSLLIEPNSVGGVMMRSMVAAREQRYSDAITDMEMLVRASPTNTAWIKQLANYYQLDDRPRLAIRLLSELIESDPKDWESMRYRGDALLSVGEHANAIADYEAALKTLEEQRGETEDDPKLDYDYSGLLNNLSWVFATSPNEELRDATRALELGLKACEVTDYKAPHILSTLAAAYAENGDFENARKWSAKSVELASEDEDGDQEQLEHLKKELESYQQDKPWREEQEVEENKRPIAAASETIDT, from the coding sequence ATGCGTTTGCGAACGAGTGCATTCGTTTGGTTGTTTCTTGTACTCCTGGCGCCAAGCCATCTGAGGGCTGAGAACGAGGGGGTCGAAAAACTGGACCAAGCTACCGATGCGAAAATCGGTGCGCAGTCTCCGGCTGATCTGGGCAAGGTCATCGAACTGTGCGAGCAAGCCATTGAATTGGGGCTCGACGAGCCCAATGCGAAGCTAGCCAATCAGATATTGGCTGCATCTGCCTTTCAACGCGCTCAGCTCTTGTGGCAGCAGCTGCCGCGCATCGCGAGCAATCCAGCTGCCGTGGGCCGCCTGCGGGAGCGGACCGTCGAAGATCTAGAAAAGGCCGTTGCGGCCAATCCCAATTTGCCGGATGCCTTAATCCTGATGGCGAAAATCAAAGCCCTGGCCGGCGGGAGCCGCAGTCAAGCCAAGGAGCATGTTGATCAAGCGATCGAGCTGCTTAAGGATAAGCCGGTCGACTTGTCGTCGGCATTGATTCTCCGCGCAGGACTACGCGAGAGCAACGAAGAAAAACTCGAAGATCTGCAAAAGGCCATTGAAGCCGATTCGACCAACACCGATGCGTGGCAAGCCCGGGTTATGCTGCAGATGTCGATGGGCAAATTGCAGGAGGCGGTGGATGACGCCGAACGCCTGCTTGAAAAAGATGAAGACAATATGTTTGCGATTGGTGCAGCCATCCAGTCGTTACTAGGACTGCAGAAAGTTGATGAAGCCATCAAGTTGTTATCGGCACGCATTGACAAGACTCCTGAAAATGGAGCTTTCTACCGAGAGCGTGCCCGTGCCTACCGTCTGAAATCCTACCAGGATGACCTGGGGGAGGAAGAGCAGCGAGCAGCTCAAGATGCGGCCTTCGACGATCTAAATAAAGCTATTGAACTCAATAATCGCGACTATGAAGCCTTGGTGATGCGTGGAGAAATTCACTACCTGAGAGGTGATACCGAAAAAGCCAATCGAGATATTAGCGACTCCTTGCTCATTGAGCCGAATTCCGTGGGAGGGGTCATGATGCGCAGTATGGTGGCCGCGCGCGAGCAGCGTTATTCCGATGCGATCACTGATATGGAAATGCTGGTGCGAGCCTCCCCGACTAACACCGCTTGGATCAAGCAATTAGCAAACTATTACCAGCTCGATGATCGCCCTCGATTGGCCATCCGGCTACTCAGCGAGCTGATCGAATCTGACCCCAAGGACTGGGAGTCGATGCGATACCGAGGGGATGCACTCTTGAGTGTTGGCGAGCATGCGAATGCGATTGCCGACTACGAAGCAGCATTGAAGACCTTGGAAGAGCAGCGAGGCGAGACGGAGGACGATCCCAAGTTGGATTACGACTACAGTGGTCTGCTGAATAACCTGTCGTGGGTTTTCGCGACCTCCCCCAACGAGGAACTGCGCGACGCGACTCGTGCTTTGGAGCTGGGGCTCAAGGCGTGCGAGGTCACCGATTACAAGGCGCCACATATTCTGAGCACCCTAGCTGCGGCCTACGCGGAGAATGGTGATTTTGAAAATGCTCGTAAGTGGTCTGCCAAATCGGTCGAGTTGGCGTCTGAGGATGAAGATGGCGATCAAGAGCAGCTGGAGCATTTGAAAAAAGAGCTCGAGAGCTACCAGCAAGACAAGCCCTGGCGTGAAGAGCAAGAGGTGGAAGAGAACAAGCGCCCCATCGCGGCCGCATCGGAAACCATCGACACGTAA
- a CDS encoding P27 family phage terminase small subunit, translating into MGKVKTPTAKQTQPTKATKATKATKATKATKAEAAELPEVPDHAAVFALLLQQGNSRQEANIYAANYCEYKEARANVRKCGAVTANPRTGAPMDNPYLKVRDKAEAKLLAMGRRMKTEGLW; encoded by the coding sequence GTGGGCAAAGTAAAGACGCCAACAGCCAAGCAGACGCAACCGACCAAAGCGACCAAAGCGACCAAAGCGACCAAAGCGACCAAAGCGACCAAAGCGGAGGCGGCCGAACTTCCTGAAGTACCAGACCACGCTGCCGTGTTCGCGCTGCTACTACAACAGGGGAACAGCCGGCAAGAGGCCAACATATACGCCGCGAATTATTGCGAGTACAAAGAGGCACGAGCCAACGTCAGAAAGTGCGGCGCAGTGACCGCCAACCCGCGCACCGGCGCACCGATGGATAACCCTTACCTAAAGGTTCGCGATAAAGCCGAGGCCAAATTGCTCGCAATGGGGCGCCGGATGAAGACCGAGGGGCTATGGTAG
- a CDS encoding DoxX family protein encodes MSSLTHGLLSLVGRAMISTIFLLSAVGNKIPNFNGVVEYMSAAGVPQPKLMLVGGIVFLLLGSLSVMAGFRTRIGAVLLAVFLVLATYYFHDFWNEEGRAAELQMIQFMKNLSMLGVMVFLFANGPGAFSLDGKLASTKTVD; translated from the coding sequence ATGTCATCCCTTACTCATGGACTCTTGTCGCTCGTTGGTCGAGCAATGATCAGCACAATCTTCCTACTAAGTGCTGTGGGTAACAAGATTCCCAATTTCAATGGTGTTGTTGAGTACATGAGTGCCGCAGGAGTTCCTCAACCGAAATTGATGTTGGTGGGAGGAATCGTATTCCTGCTGCTGGGAAGTTTGTCGGTGATGGCCGGCTTCAGGACCCGCATCGGCGCGGTGCTGTTGGCTGTGTTCTTGGTACTGGCCACCTATTATTTCCATGATTTCTGGAATGAAGAGGGACGGGCAGCCGAATTGCAGATGATCCAGTTCATGAAGAACCTGTCGATGTTGGGCGTCATGGTCTTCCTGTTCGCCAATGGTCCCGGTGCATTCAGCTTGGATGGAAAGTTGGCTAGTACTAAGACGGTCGATTAG
- a CDS encoding tyrosine-type recombinase/integrase, whose product MLLVEFFNDVYAPHRLRGKSPNSFRLYELTIRQFQRTLQRPPIVEDLTDINVLRHLQRRHEVAAATRNKELAQLSALWRFASQRGLLTTWPQVKDEPEPERIPIAWTRNDIAKLSTAIDEQTGYFAGVPRSVYWRCLVAICLDTGERISAIRAIQWSWIDGQWLIIPAEARKGKTRDRRYRLGVDSQGWVERMRKYSHEEELFPWPYSPTYIWRAWKDVVRAAGIAPSSDRAFHAFRKTVASVLNQEGMDAQNALDHSDRRTTLRYLDPRFIETRQTSDAIRDWTRRQA is encoded by the coding sequence ATGCTTTTAGTCGAGTTTTTCAACGATGTTTATGCTCCCCATCGTTTGCGCGGCAAGTCTCCGAACAGCTTTCGTTTATACGAATTGACAATACGGCAGTTTCAGCGGACGCTCCAGCGTCCGCCAATAGTCGAGGATTTGACGGACATCAATGTTCTTCGACACCTTCAGCGCAGGCACGAAGTAGCGGCCGCAACACGAAACAAGGAATTAGCTCAGCTTTCCGCGCTTTGGCGGTTTGCGAGTCAACGTGGGCTTTTGACTACTTGGCCGCAGGTCAAAGACGAACCAGAACCAGAACGAATTCCAATTGCTTGGACTCGGAACGATATTGCAAAACTTAGTACCGCAATTGATGAACAGACGGGGTACTTTGCTGGCGTGCCGCGAAGCGTCTATTGGCGTTGCTTGGTTGCGATCTGTCTGGATACCGGGGAGAGGATTTCGGCAATCCGCGCGATTCAGTGGAGTTGGATAGATGGGCAATGGTTGATCATTCCGGCTGAAGCTCGCAAGGGCAAGACTCGGGATCGTCGCTACAGACTCGGTGTTGATTCTCAGGGGTGGGTTGAGCGAATGCGGAAGTACAGCCATGAAGAGGAGCTCTTCCCCTGGCCTTACTCACCAACCTACATTTGGCGAGCTTGGAAGGATGTCGTTCGGGCTGCAGGTATTGCTCCAAGTTCTGATCGAGCGTTTCATGCTTTCCGAAAAACCGTAGCCTCTGTCCTGAATCAAGAGGGGATGGACGCGCAGAACGCGTTGGACCATTCCGACAGGAGGACCACGCTTAGGTATCTTGATCCGCGATTCATTGAGACTCGCCAAACGTCGGACGCAATCAGGGACTGGACGCGCCGGCAAGCTTAG
- a CDS encoding MarR family winged helix-turn-helix transcriptional regulator translates to MSDTNHQSLADEIGKKNAFSSPQQEAYLNLARTYENLSTKFSHLFKQHGLSAPQYNALRILRGEGRPLQIYQIAERMITRQTDITRLIERLEKSDLIKRERCEEDRRVVWITLTPTARRKLKRLDGPLESLHSQQFQGLSKAELSQLNQLLFRARKPS, encoded by the coding sequence ATGTCAGACACGAATCATCAAAGCCTAGCAGACGAGATTGGGAAGAAGAACGCTTTCTCCAGCCCACAGCAGGAAGCGTACCTGAATCTTGCGCGTACTTACGAGAACCTTTCCACGAAGTTCTCGCATCTTTTCAAGCAACACGGCTTGTCGGCTCCTCAGTACAACGCCCTGCGAATTCTGCGTGGCGAGGGGCGGCCGCTGCAGATCTACCAGATCGCAGAGCGAATGATCACGCGCCAAACCGATATTACGCGTTTGATCGAGCGATTGGAAAAGTCGGACTTGATCAAACGCGAACGATGTGAGGAAGATCGTCGGGTAGTTTGGATCACGTTGACACCCACCGCGCGTAGGAAGTTGAAACGGCTGGATGGGCCGCTGGAGAGCCTGCATTCCCAGCAGTTTCAAGGCTTGTCGAAGGCAGAATTAAGCCAATTGAATCAGTTGCTCTTTCGGGCGCGAAAGCCAAGCTAG
- a CDS encoding NUDIX hydrolase, with protein sequence MLTSDRFTVERVTQTLHDGRQVQKDVVLHPGAVVIIPVLDDGRVCLIRNYRIAVEQELLELPAGTLEPPEPPLEAARRELVEETGFRCQSLTLLCEFYMSPGILNERMYAYVATGLTPGAQALEIGEQIAIQPVELEELDGMLRDGQIQDSKSMSALFYFLRYHR encoded by the coding sequence TTGCTTACCAGTGATCGATTTACCGTCGAGCGAGTTACGCAAACATTGCATGACGGTCGGCAGGTTCAGAAGGATGTGGTGCTTCATCCTGGCGCTGTGGTAATTATTCCAGTGCTGGATGATGGACGCGTCTGTTTGATTCGCAACTACCGGATTGCGGTGGAGCAAGAATTACTTGAGCTGCCTGCCGGTACCCTCGAACCGCCGGAGCCTCCGTTGGAAGCGGCTCGCCGCGAATTGGTTGAAGAGACGGGGTTTCGCTGCCAGTCACTGACTCTGTTGTGCGAATTCTATATGTCGCCCGGAATCCTCAATGAGCGTATGTATGCGTATGTGGCAACGGGGCTGACCCCAGGTGCTCAGGCATTGGAGATCGGTGAGCAAATCGCAATCCAGCCTGTTGAGCTTGAAGAGTTGGATGGGATGTTAAGGGATGGGCAAATTCAGGATTCTAAGTCGATGTCGGCTCTATTCTACTTCCTGCGATACCATCGCTAG